From a region of the Mycobacterium sp. SMC-8 genome:
- a CDS encoding type 1 glutamine amidotransferase codes for MTESAVRIGLVLPDVMGTYGDGGNSVVLRQRLRLRGIDAEIIEITLDDPVPAELDLYTLGGAEDYAQRLATKHLARYPGLQQAISRGAPVLAICAAIQVLGHWYETSAGERVDGVGVLDVTTSPQPERTIGEVAATPLIDGLTEPLTGFENHRGGTVLGPQARPLAKVTKGAGNRAGGGIDGAVQGSIVATYLHGCCLARNPELADYLLAKVVGPLAPLDLPEVHQLRRERLAAPRRV; via the coding sequence ATGACCGAATCTGCGGTGCGGATCGGGCTGGTGCTGCCTGACGTCATGGGCACCTACGGCGACGGCGGCAACTCGGTGGTGCTGCGACAACGTCTGCGGCTGCGGGGCATCGACGCCGAGATCATCGAGATCACGCTCGACGATCCGGTGCCCGCGGAGCTGGACCTCTACACCCTCGGCGGCGCCGAAGACTACGCCCAACGGCTGGCGACCAAACACCTCGCCCGTTATCCCGGTCTGCAGCAGGCGATTTCACGGGGCGCTCCCGTGCTGGCGATCTGCGCGGCAATCCAGGTGCTGGGCCACTGGTACGAGACCTCGGCCGGGGAACGCGTCGACGGGGTCGGTGTGCTGGACGTGACGACGTCCCCGCAACCCGAGCGCACGATCGGCGAGGTGGCAGCGACACCGCTGATCGACGGGCTCACCGAGCCGCTGACCGGTTTCGAGAACCACAGGGGTGGAACAGTTCTGGGCCCGCAGGCCCGACCGCTGGCGAAGGTGACGAAGGGGGCGGGCAACCGGGCCGGGGGCGGTATCGACGGCGCAGTACAGGGCAGTATCGTCGCGACCTACCTGCACGGGTGCTGCCTGGCCCGGAATCCGGAACTCGCCGACTATCTTCTCGCCAAGGTGGTCGGGCCCCTTGCCCCGCTCGATCTGCCGGAGGTCCACCAGTTGCGCCGCGAGCGGCTGGCGGCACCGCGCCGGGTGTGA
- a CDS encoding DUF559 domain-containing protein — protein sequence MGEVILGGEAVRAGVVTRHELARWYTPLYRGVFVPKGVDVSLRDRAIGAWLATGRKGVIAGLAAAALHGAPWIDADIPIEVTGVKRRTQDGLIIRTDMLADDEIVRRSGLPVTSRTRTAFDLGRLLDRSEALARLDALMWNQAFSIDEVARLADRRPRAHGVGQLRDLLPLVDGGAASPKESRIRLWLLDCGFPRPQTQIPILEDSRPVAFLDLGWRQFKVAVEYDGDHHRKNREQYVKDIARLRMLEERGWLVIRVIAEDRPAHWLARTEAALQKRGCRLAATEMQKFIRTLAA from the coding sequence ATGGGTGAAGTCATTCTGGGCGGGGAGGCCGTCCGAGCCGGTGTCGTGACCCGGCACGAGCTCGCACGCTGGTACACGCCGTTGTACCGCGGCGTATTCGTCCCTAAAGGAGTCGACGTCTCGTTGCGCGATCGTGCCATCGGCGCGTGGTTGGCGACTGGACGCAAAGGAGTGATTGCCGGGCTCGCGGCGGCCGCACTGCACGGAGCGCCGTGGATCGATGCCGATATCCCGATCGAAGTGACCGGGGTGAAGCGTCGCACCCAAGACGGACTGATCATCCGGACGGACATGCTCGCCGACGATGAGATCGTCCGGCGCTCCGGTCTTCCGGTCACCTCACGCACCAGGACGGCCTTCGACCTCGGACGTCTGCTCGACCGCAGCGAGGCGTTGGCGCGGCTGGACGCTTTGATGTGGAACCAAGCCTTCTCCATCGACGAGGTCGCCCGGCTCGCCGACCGGCGCCCCCGCGCACACGGCGTAGGCCAGCTGCGTGACCTGTTGCCGCTCGTCGACGGCGGAGCCGCCTCACCCAAGGAGAGCAGAATCCGACTGTGGTTGCTGGACTGCGGTTTTCCGCGCCCGCAGACGCAGATTCCCATCCTGGAGGACAGTCGGCCGGTTGCATTCCTGGACCTGGGTTGGCGACAGTTCAAGGTCGCGGTGGAATACGACGGTGACCACCACCGCAAGAACCGCGAGCAGTACGTCAAGGACATCGCGCGCCTGCGGATGCTCGAGGAGCGAGGCTGGCTCGTCATCCGGGTGATCGCCGAGGACCGGCCGGCGCACTGGCTCGCCAGAACCGAGGCCGCACTGCAGAAGAGGGGATGCCGGTTGGCCGCCACCGAGATGCAGAAGTTCATCAGGACGCTCGCGGCGTAG
- the recR gene encoding recombination mediator RecR, giving the protein MFEGPVQDLIDELGKLPGIGPKSAQRIAFHLLSVEPPDIDRLTAVLNRVRDGVTFCAVCGNVSDDERCRICSDPRRDASLVCVVEEPKDVQAVERTREFRGRYHVLGGALDPLSGVGPDQLRIRELFNRIGERVDGVEVAEVIIATDPNTEGEATATYLVRMLRDIPGLTVTRIASGLPMGGDLEFADELTLGRALAGRRAMA; this is encoded by the coding sequence TTGTTCGAAGGACCTGTCCAGGATCTGATCGACGAGCTCGGCAAGCTGCCCGGGATCGGACCGAAGAGCGCCCAGCGGATCGCGTTCCATCTGCTCTCGGTCGAGCCGCCCGACATCGACCGGTTGACTGCTGTCCTGAACCGAGTCCGCGACGGCGTGACGTTCTGCGCGGTGTGCGGCAACGTCAGCGACGACGAGCGCTGCCGCATCTGCTCCGACCCGCGCCGGGACGCGTCGCTGGTGTGTGTCGTCGAAGAGCCCAAAGACGTCCAGGCCGTCGAGCGGACCCGGGAATTCCGTGGCCGCTACCACGTGCTCGGCGGAGCGCTGGACCCGTTGTCCGGTGTCGGACCCGACCAGCTGCGAATCCGCGAACTATTCAACCGGATCGGTGAGCGCGTCGACGGGGTGGAGGTCGCAGAGGTCATCATCGCGACCGACCCCAACACCGAGGGCGAGGCGACGGCGACGTACCTGGTGCGGATGCTGCGGGACATCCCCGGGCTGACGGTCACGCGGATCGCGTCGGGCCTGCCGATGGGCGGGGATCTGGAGTTCGCCGACGAGTTGACGCTGGGGCGCGCGCTGGCAGGCCGCCGGGCGATGGCGTAG
- a CDS encoding YbaB/EbfC family nucleoid-associated protein, whose product MQPGGQPDMSALLAQAQQVQQQLMEAQAALAAAEVQGQAGGGLVQVTMRGSGEVVAVRIDPKVVDPSDVETLQDLVLGAIADAAKQVTMLAHDRLGPLAGGMGGLGLPGM is encoded by the coding sequence ATGCAGCCCGGTGGCCAACCCGATATGTCAGCCCTTCTCGCTCAGGCTCAGCAGGTCCAGCAGCAGCTGATGGAGGCGCAGGCGGCGCTGGCCGCCGCCGAGGTGCAGGGACAGGCCGGCGGTGGGCTGGTACAGGTCACCATGCGCGGCAGCGGCGAGGTGGTGGCCGTGCGGATCGACCCCAAGGTCGTCGATCCGTCCGATGTGGAGACGTTGCAGGACCTTGTCCTCGGCGCCATCGCCGATGCCGCCAAGCAGGTGACCATGCTGGCCCATGACCGGCTGGGTCCGCTGGCAGGCGGCATGGGCGGTCTCGGTTTGCCGGGTATGTGA
- a CDS encoding Rv3717 family N-acetylmuramoyl-L-alanine amidase produces the protein MPAILRVGAAAVAAMLVAALPAGPAQAAPTNLAGKIVFLDPGHNGSNDASISRQVPTGRGGTKDCQASGTSTEDGFPEHTFAWDTTLRVRQALHALGVRTAMSRGDDTGLGPCVDERAAMANSLTPDAVVSIHADGGPPTGRGFHVLYSSPPLNAAQAGPSVQFARAMRDQLAGSGIPPATYIGQQGLNPRSDIAGLNLAQYPSILVELGNMKNPVDSGLMKSPEGRQRYADAVVRGVVAFLGQS, from the coding sequence GTGCCAGCAATCCTGCGTGTCGGGGCCGCCGCGGTGGCCGCGATGCTCGTCGCCGCCCTGCCCGCCGGTCCCGCCCAAGCTGCGCCGACCAACCTTGCGGGCAAGATCGTCTTCCTCGACCCAGGCCACAACGGCTCCAACGACGCCTCGATCAGCAGGCAGGTGCCGACCGGTCGCGGCGGCACCAAGGACTGCCAGGCCAGCGGCACCTCCACCGAGGACGGCTTCCCCGAGCACACCTTCGCCTGGGACACCACGCTGCGCGTCCGCCAGGCCCTGCACGCGCTCGGGGTGCGCACCGCGATGTCCCGCGGCGACGACACCGGGCTGGGCCCGTGCGTCGACGAGCGCGCCGCGATGGCGAACTCGCTGACGCCCGACGCGGTGGTGTCGATCCACGCCGACGGCGGCCCGCCCACCGGCCGCGGGTTCCACGTGCTGTATTCGTCACCGCCGCTCAATGCCGCGCAGGCCGGCCCGTCGGTGCAGTTCGCCAGGGCGATGCGTGATCAGCTGGCCGGGTCCGGGATCCCGCCGGCCACCTACATCGGCCAGCAAGGCCTGAACCCGCGGTCCGACATCGCCGGACTCAACCTTGCGCAGTACCCGTCCATCCTGGTCGAGCTGGGCAACATGAAGAATCCGGTCGACTCCGGGCTGATGAAATCCCCGGAGGGACGGCAGCGCTACGCCGACGCCGTCGTGCGCGGCGTCGTGGCGTTCCTGGGCCAGTCCTAG
- a CDS encoding SRPBCC family protein, translated as MGQVSATSTVLIDADPATVLGAVADYQAMRPKILSAHYSGYRVLEGGQGAGTVAEWKLQATKSRSRDVKASVDVAGRTVIEKDANSSMVTNWTVAPAGPGSSVTVKTSWQGAGGVGGFFEKTFAPIGLRKIQAEVLGNLKREVEGTVGVEGVQG; from the coding sequence ATGGGACAGGTCAGCGCGACCAGCACGGTCCTGATCGACGCCGATCCCGCGACGGTACTGGGAGCCGTCGCCGACTACCAGGCCATGCGGCCGAAGATCCTCTCCGCGCACTACAGCGGTTACCGGGTGCTCGAAGGCGGGCAGGGCGCGGGCACCGTCGCTGAGTGGAAACTGCAGGCCACCAAGTCGCGCTCCCGCGATGTCAAGGCCAGCGTTGACGTCGCGGGGCGCACCGTGATCGAAAAAGACGCGAACTCGTCGATGGTGACCAACTGGACCGTCGCCCCCGCGGGCCCGGGATCATCGGTGACCGTGAAGACGTCGTGGCAGGGCGCCGGTGGAGTCGGCGGTTTCTTCGAGAAGACGTTCGCCCCGATCGGGCTCCGCAAGATCCAGGCCGAGGTGCTCGGCAACCTCAAGCGCGAGGTGGAGGGGACCGTCGGTGTCGAAGGGGTCCAGGGCTAG
- a CDS encoding FAD-binding oxidoreductase, which yields MPVASTDARAAHADGVQRLLASYRDIPANATVRLAKPTSNLFRARARNTGKGLDTSGLTGVVAVDPDAGTAEVAGMCTYEDLVAATLPYGLSPLVVPQLKTITLGGAVTGLGIESASFRNGLPHESVLEMDVLTGTGDILRASPDENPELFRAFPNSYGTLGYSVRLTIELEPVKPFVTLRHLRFHSLPALLEAMDRIVETGGWNGEVVDYLDGVVFSTDESYLCLGHRSATPGPVSDYTGQDIYYRSIQHDGAADGAEKHDRLTIHDYLWRWDTDWFWCSRAFGAQNPRIRRWWPRRYRRSSFYWKLIGYDQRYDIADRIEKRNGRPPRERVVQDVEVPIERTVEFLQWFLDTVPIEPIWLCPLRLRDSRDWPLYPIRPNHTYVNVGFWSSVPVGPEEGHTNRIIERKVSELEGHKSLYSDAYYAPEEFDSLYGGEMYKTVKKTYDPDSRFLDLYAKAVRRQ from the coding sequence GTGCCTGTTGCCTCGACCGACGCACGGGCCGCTCACGCCGACGGCGTGCAGCGGTTGTTGGCCAGTTACCGGGACATTCCGGCCAACGCCACCGTCCGCCTCGCCAAACCCACGTCGAACCTGTTCCGCGCGCGGGCGCGCAACACCGGCAAGGGGCTGGACACTTCGGGACTCACAGGCGTCGTCGCGGTGGATCCGGACGCCGGCACCGCCGAGGTCGCCGGAATGTGCACCTATGAGGACCTGGTCGCCGCGACGCTGCCCTACGGGCTCTCCCCGCTGGTGGTGCCTCAGCTCAAGACCATCACGCTCGGCGGCGCGGTCACCGGGCTCGGCATCGAATCCGCGTCGTTCCGCAACGGTCTGCCGCACGAGTCCGTGCTCGAGATGGACGTCCTGACCGGCACCGGCGACATCCTGCGCGCCTCGCCCGACGAGAACCCCGAGCTGTTCCGGGCGTTCCCGAACTCCTATGGGACACTGGGTTATTCGGTGCGATTGACGATCGAACTGGAGCCGGTGAAGCCGTTCGTTACGTTGCGCCATCTGCGTTTTCATTCACTGCCGGCCCTGCTCGAGGCGATGGACCGCATCGTCGAGACCGGCGGCTGGAACGGCGAAGTCGTGGACTACCTCGACGGCGTGGTGTTCAGCACCGACGAGAGCTACCTGTGCCTCGGTCACCGCTCCGCGACACCGGGTCCGGTCAGCGACTACACCGGCCAGGACATCTACTACCGCTCCATCCAGCATGACGGTGCCGCCGACGGAGCCGAGAAGCACGACCGGCTGACCATCCATGACTACCTGTGGCGCTGGGACACCGACTGGTTCTGGTGCTCAAGGGCTTTCGGCGCGCAGAACCCCCGGATCCGGCGCTGGTGGCCACGGCGGTACCGGCGCAGCAGCTTCTACTGGAAGCTCATCGGCTACGACCAGCGCTACGACATCGCCGATCGCATCGAGAAACGCAACGGCAGGCCCCCGCGCGAGCGGGTGGTGCAGGACGTCGAGGTGCCGATCGAGCGGACCGTCGAGTTCCTGCAGTGGTTTCTCGACACCGTGCCGATCGAGCCGATCTGGTTGTGCCCGTTGCGGCTCCGCGACAGCCGGGACTGGCCGCTGTACCCGATCCGGCCGAACCACACCTATGTGAACGTGGGGTTCTGGTCGTCGGTGCCGGTGGGCCCCGAAGAGGGCCACACCAACAGGATAATCGAACGCAAGGTCAGCGAGCTCGAGGGTCACAAATCGCTGTATTCAGACGCGTACTACGCGCCGGAAGAGTTTGATTCCCTCTACGGAGGGGAGATGTACAAAACAGTGAAGAAAACCTACGACCCAGACTCCCGTTTCCTCGATCTGTATGCGAAGGCGGTGCGGAGACAATGA